The sequence below is a genomic window from Streptosporangium lutulentum.
TCGGCTCCCGCTGGTCCTTCGGGGCCGGTGGCGCCGTCAGCGCCCGCAGGTCCTGCTGGGCCTTCGGGCCCGGGTGCGCCGTCGGCTCCCGCTGGGCCTTCAGGGCCGGGTGCGCCGTCGGCGCCTGCGGGTCCTTCGGGTCCGGGTGCGCCGTCGGCGCCTGCGGGTCCTTCGGGTCCGGGTGCGCCGTCGGCGCCTGCGGGTCCTTCGGGTCCGGGTGCGCCGTCGGCGCCTGCGGGTCCGGGTGCGCCGTCGGCGCCGTCAGCGCCGTCAGCGCCGTCAGCGCCCGCGGGTCCTACCGGGCCCCGAGGACCCACTGGTCCCCGAGGACCTGCGGGGCCTTGAGTACCTTCCGGAATCTTGCAAAGGAAGACCGGTAGACCCATCCACCGGCACAGCGGGATGTAGTCTGACGGCTGCGGGCAAACCTGGAATGCCGCATAGATAATCTTTTGAACCCCTGAAGTATCTTCAGTTGAATTCTTCTGGGGTGGAGGACAGAGGCCTTCCGGAATCGCAGAAGGCCCTGGTGTGAAAGCGAGGCTGACTGGTTGGCCCGCGATGTAACTAACCGCTTGGTAGCGGTTGTTTTCCTGGGCCGTCAACCAGTTGGCAGCAGTTGCTGATGCAGGGGAGTGAAGGAGAACGGCCCCAGCGAGAGCACCGCTCGCCAAGGTCCGTTTCATAAATTTAGCCACGTTCATTCTCTCTCCCGGCGCCTTAGGATAAAACGCTTGGTCAGCATCCTTGGGTTGGCGGAGAACGTTCAAAAGAAATGTTTCATGAAACTGGCTGATACCCTTGGTAAGGGACATGCATTTCTTTGCCGTCACCAATTGGAATAACACATAAAGACCAATTGTTCGATTAGGTGAATTAATCGGACTAAAGGACTTATATTCGCTTAACGCGGGCTGTGTCCCCCCGTTCCTTCGCGCGGCAGAGGGGCTTCGCGTCAGGGGAAGGCGCTCTGCCACTCCTCGGCGCGAGATCGGAACCACCGGACGCAGGCACCCTTTGCCGATCTGGGGCGCGAGTGTTCAGGCGGACCGTGATCGGATGAAGGTCTCGATGCCGTCCAGCACGCGCTGCAGGCCGAAATCGAAGCCGTCGTCCACGCCGCTGAAGACTCCCGCCTGGGTGACACGCGCCAGTGTCGCGTAATGATCGTCGGCCAGGATCCTGTCCAGGAAAGGTGCTTGGGCCTCCCAGGACTGCTCGTCGCTGATCCCTGTGCGTTGCGCCGCCTGGGACGCTTCCGCGACCGTTCGCGCCGTGCCGACCACGTAGCCGTCGATGGGCGTGAGCATCGCCATCATCTCGCCCTCGTTGAGGCCGATGCCGTCAACGACGCGCAGCCCTTCCTCCATGCCCTTCAACGCGTTGGGGCCCAAGACCGGGCGGGCCTGGGACACCTGGAGCAGCCGGGAGTGGCGATGGTACAGCGCCCAGGACTGCCGGGCGATCAGCCCCGGGCCGGCCCCGCGAGCCATCCGGCCTCGTCCGATTCGGCCGTCGCCCAGGTCGTCTGCGGGCGGCTGGAGCGCTGCCTCGGTTCCGGAGGTTCGAGGGGAGCCGGCCACGGCCGGGTGACGCCCGGTGCTGCTCGGGATCTTCCGTCATCCGTTCCGCCGGACGGTTCCGCGTCTCCGGAACGCGCTGCCGTCCCGGAGGGGTGGCCGCGCGGAAGGGCGGCCGTTGTCGCTCGGATGGGCCGCCGGACGGTCCCTCGGGCGGGCGACCCTGTCGGCGTGATGGAGGCGGCCGTCTTCCGGCGCGCCGT
It includes:
- a CDS encoding TetR/AcrR family transcriptional regulator C-terminal domain-containing protein; the protein is MARGAGPGLIARQSWALYHRHSRLLQVSQARPVLGPNALKGMEEGLRVVDGIGLNEGEMMAMLTPIDGYVVGTARTVAEASQAAQRTGISDEQSWEAQAPFLDRILADDHYATLARVTQAGVFSGVDDGFDFGLQRVLDGIETFIRSRSA